The following proteins are co-located in the Carassius gibelio isolate Cgi1373 ecotype wild population from Czech Republic chromosome A9, carGib1.2-hapl.c, whole genome shotgun sequence genome:
- the LOC128019742 gene encoding zona pellucida sperm-binding protein 4-like isoform X8 codes for MDGSWCLVQILLVCAFCHAVPHWSKSLQDVQSLMTQQFPLQKPVQQPSNQQFPVQKPVQQPTYHQFPLQKPVQQPSNQQFLVQKPVQQPSNQQVPQQFPLQKPVQQPTYQQFPLQKPVQQPKLQFPLQKPVVQRDPIDKCAVADSEQIQCGLPGISGAECEAINCCFNAQQCYYGRAVTVQCIRDGQFVVVVSRDVTLPRLSLDSVHLLGGNDPPCAPVGSTPSFAIYQFPVTACGTSVMEDGGYVVYENRMTSSYEVGIGPYGSITRDSHFEFLFQCRYSETSVEALVVEVNSVPPPLPVAAPGPLRVELRLANGQCVTKGCAEGDEAYTAYYSDADYPITKVLREPVYVEVHIVERTDPNIVLMLGRCWTTSTPSPLSLPQWDLLIDGCPYQDDRYLTTLVPVTGSSGLQFPTHYRRFVVKMFTFVDPASLAALQETIFIHCSTEVCHPSSGSCEQSCTRKRRDTRIKAVSGEQTVVSSGAVTLVM; via the exons ATGGATGGAAGTTGGTGTTTGGTTCAGATTTTGCTGGTTtgtgctttctgtcatgctgttccACACTGGAGTAAATCGCTTCAGGATGTTCAATCTCTGATGacccagcagtttccgcttcagaagccagttcaacaaccaagtaaccagcagtttccggttcagaagccagttcaacaaccAACTTACCaccagtttccgcttcagaagccagttcaacaaccAAGTAACCAGCAGTTTCTggttcagaagccagttcaacaaccAAGTAACCAGCAGGTTCCTCAGCAGTtcccgcttcagaagccagttcaacaaccaacttaccagcagtttccgcttcagaagccggtTCAACAACCTAAactacagtttccgcttcagaagccagtagtGCAGAGAGATCCTATTGATAAATGtgctgtagctgattctgagcagatccaatgtggtctacctggcatcagtggtgctgagtgtgaagctatcaactgctgctttaacgCACAGCAGTGTTACTATGGGAGAGCGG TAACTGTCCAGTGTATTcgagatggtcagtttgtggtagtggtgtctagagacgttactctgcctcgactgagtctggattcggttcatctactgggtggaaacgacccaccttgtgctcctgtggggtcCACACCTTCTTTTGCCatataccagttccctgtgaccgcatgtggcacgagtgtgatg GAGGATGGCggatatgtggtgtatgaaaaccgaatgacctcttcctatgaagtggggattggaccatatggttccatcacaagggacagtcattttga GTTCCTCTTCCAGTGTAGATACTCTGAaacttctgtggaagctctggttgtggaggtcaactcCGTTCCTCCACctctaccagtagctgctcctgggcctctcagggtggagctcagactggccaatggccaatgtgtcaccaaaggctgtgctgaag GTGATGAGGCCTACACAGCCTACTACAGTGacgctgattatcccatcacaaaagtcctgcgagagcctgtgtatgttgaggtgcacattgtggagaggactgaccccaacattgtcctgatgctgggacgttgttggacgacttcaacccccagtccactcagtctcccccagtgggaccttctgatTGATGG atgcccttaccaggacgaccgttatctgaccacactggttccagtgactggatcatctggtcttcagttcccaacccactaTAGGCGttttgttgtgaagatgttcacatttgtagacccagcctcactggctgctctgcaggaaact ATCTTCATCCATTGCAGtacagaggtgtgccatccatcatctggctcttgtgagcaaagctgcaccaggaaac GAAGAGATACTCgtatcaaggctgtctctggggagcagactgtggtttctagtggagcagttactctggtcatgtaa
- the LOC128019742 gene encoding zona pellucida sperm-binding protein 4-like isoform X2 yields MDGSWCLVQILLVCAFCHAVPHWSKSLQDVQSLMTQQFPLQKPVQQPSNQQFPVQKPVQQPTYHQFPLQKPVQQPSNQQFLVQKPVQQPSNQQVPQQFPLQKPVQQPTYQQFPLQKPVQQPKLQFPLQKPVVQRDPIDKCAVADSEQIQCGLPGISGAECEAINCCFNAQQCYYGRAVTVQCIRDGQFVVVVSRDVTLPRLSLDSVHLLGGNDPPCAPVGSTPSFAIYQFPVTACGTSVMEDGGYVVYENRMTSSYEVGIGPYGSITRDSHFEFLFQCRYSETSVEALVVEVNSVPPPLPVAAPGPLRVELRLANGQCVTKGCAEGDEAYTAYYSDADYPITKVLREPVYVEVHIVERTDPNIVLMLGRCWTTSTPSPLSLPQWDLLIDGCPYQDDRYLTTLVPVTGSSGLQFPTHYRRFVVKMFTFVDPASLAALQETIFIHCSTEVCHPSSGSCEQSCTRKRRDTHIKAVSGEQTVVSSGAVTLVM; encoded by the exons ATGGATGGAAGTTGGTGTTTGGTTCAGATTTTGCTGGTTtgtgctttctgtcatgctgttccACACTGGAGTAAATCGCTTCAGGATGTTCAATCTCTGATGacccagcagtttccgcttcagaagccagttcaacaaccaagtaaccagcagtttccggttcagaagccagttcaacaaccAACTTACCaccagtttccgcttcagaagccagttcaacaaccAAGTAACCAGCAGTTTCTggttcagaagccagttcaacaaccAAGTAACCAGCAGGTTCCTCAGCAGTtcccgcttcagaagccagttcaacaaccaacttaccagcagtttccgcttcagaagccggtTCAACAACCTAAactacagtttccgcttcagaagccagtagtGCAGAGAGATCCTATTGATAAATGtgctgtagctgattctgagcagatccaatgtggtctacctggcatcagtggtgctgagtgtgaagctatcaactgctgctttaacgCACAGCAGTGTTACTATGGGAGAGCGG TAACTGTCCAGTGTATTcgagatggtcagtttgtggtagtggtgtctagagacgttactctgcctcgactgagtctggattcggttcatctactgggtggaaacgacccaccttgtgctcctgtggggtcCACACCTTCTTTTGCCatataccagttccctgtgaccgcatgtggcacgagtgtgatg GAGGATGGCggatatgtggtgtatgaaaaccgaatgacctcttcctatgaagtggggattggaccatatggttccatcacaagggacagtcattttga GTTCCTCTTCCAGTGTAGATACTCTGAaacttctgtggaagctctggttgtggaggtcaactcCGTTCCTCCACctctaccagtagctgctcctgggcctctcagggtggagctcagactggccaatggccaatgtgtcaccaaaggctgtgctgaag GTGATGAGGCCTACACAGCCTACTACAGTGacgctgattatcccatcacaaaagtcctgcgagagcctgtgtatgttgaggtgcacattgtggagaggactgaccccaacattgtcctgatgctgggacgttgttggacgacttcaacccccagtccactcagtctcccccagtgggaccttctgatTGATGG atgcccttaccaggacgaccgttatctgaccacactggttccagtgactggatcatctggtcttcagttcccaacccactaTAGGCGttttgttgtgaagatgttcacatttgtagacccagcctcactggctgctctgcaggaaact ATCTTCATCCATTGCAGtacagaggtgtgccatccatcatctggctcttgtgagcaaagctgcaccaggaaac GAAGAGATACTCAtatcaaggctgtctctggggagcagactgtggtttctagtggagcagttactctggtcatgtaa